From Janthinobacterium sp. 67, a single genomic window includes:
- a CDS encoding heavy metal response regulator transcription factor, which translates to MRLLVVEDEQKAGEYIRKGLTESGFIVDLATTGPDGLHAATVSQYDLIVLDVMLPGLDGWQVISELRKTIDTPVLFLTARDGLDDRVKGLELGADDYLVKPFAFVELLVRIRTLLRRGPTREPDLLHVADLELDAPKRRVIRAGIRIDLTAKEFALLHLLLKRVGQVLSRPLIASQVWDMNFDSDTNVVDVAIRRLRAKIDDPFEVKLIHTIRSMGYVLEDRR; encoded by the coding sequence ATGCGTCTATTAGTGGTGGAAGATGAACAAAAGGCAGGCGAATATATTCGCAAGGGTCTCACCGAGTCAGGTTTTATAGTCGATCTCGCCACCACCGGCCCAGACGGGCTTCATGCTGCGACCGTGTCACAGTATGATCTGATCGTCCTTGACGTCATGCTTCCTGGCCTTGATGGCTGGCAGGTGATATCGGAGTTGCGCAAAACCATTGATACGCCGGTACTTTTTCTGACTGCGCGGGATGGCTTGGATGACCGCGTTAAGGGACTTGAACTCGGCGCGGATGACTACCTGGTAAAACCATTTGCTTTTGTAGAGCTTCTTGTGCGCATCCGCACACTGCTTCGGCGAGGTCCAACTAGGGAACCAGATCTCTTACACGTCGCCGATCTGGAGCTAGACGCTCCCAAGCGGCGAGTCATTCGGGCTGGGATCCGCATCGATTTGACTGCAAAGGAGTTTGCCCTCTTGCATTTGCTGCTGAAGCGCGTCGGTCAAGTTTTGTCGCGGCCACTGATTGCCTCTCAAGTCTGGGACATGAATTTCGACAGTGATACCAATGTTGTCGATGTTGCGATACGTCGCCTGCGGGCGAAAATTGATGATCCGTTTGAAGTTAAGCTTATCCATACAATCCGCAGTATGGGTTATGTTTTGGAAGACCGGCGGTGA
- a CDS encoding HAMP domain-containing protein, producing the protein MRVSNWSLTAQLGALFAFISVFVFSVLGIYLYQALASQLQERDDTNLVECILFIRHVLEETADVDSIRLHPHRFLEAVNIHGEFSLLIQAKNREILVRNNVQYSFTDAAAPIPAAVIPEPSHVRNAVQRNEQNLRVIRALGSVGATGTEVTITLARSSNGLAAVLATYRLKVVIAGLIGAVLTALLGFIVVRCGLGKVKLFAGQAQQITAHNLEIRLDAQSAPAELRVLADSFNEVLNRLQSSLNNLSEFAGDLAHDLRTPLNNLMVQTEVVLSQPRET; encoded by the coding sequence GTGAGGGTCAGCAACTGGTCTCTCACCGCGCAGTTGGGAGCACTCTTTGCCTTTATTTCAGTGTTTGTGTTTTCCGTGCTTGGCATTTACCTTTATCAGGCGCTGGCAAGCCAACTCCAGGAACGGGACGATACCAACCTCGTGGAGTGCATTCTATTCATCAGACACGTTTTAGAGGAAACGGCTGATGTCGACTCGATCCGCCTGCATCCTCATCGTTTTTTGGAGGCAGTTAACATTCACGGAGAGTTTTCGTTGCTGATACAAGCTAAGAATAGGGAGATCTTGGTGCGTAATAATGTCCAGTACTCGTTCACGGATGCCGCCGCACCGATACCTGCAGCTGTGATACCTGAACCATCGCATGTTCGCAATGCCGTACAGCGCAACGAGCAAAATTTGCGAGTCATCCGTGCACTGGGTTCTGTTGGCGCCACCGGTACGGAAGTCACCATCACGCTTGCCCGCAGTAGCAATGGCCTTGCTGCGGTCTTAGCTACTTATAGATTGAAAGTTGTTATTGCAGGACTCATCGGCGCAGTGCTGACAGCGCTACTGGGCTTTATTGTCGTTCGTTGTGGCTTGGGGAAAGTGAAGTTATTTGCAGGTCAAGCACAACAGATTACGGCGCATAACCTTGAAATACGATTGGATGCACAATCGGCACCTGCTGAGCTAAGGGTTCTGGCCGATTCGTTTAACGAGGTGCTTAACCGCCTGCAAAGCAGTCTCAATAATCTGTCCGAATTTGCTGGCGACCTTGCTCATGATTTACGCACGCCGCTGAACAACCTGATGGTTCAGACCGAAGTCGTGTTATCTCAACCTAGAGAAACCTGA
- a CDS encoding ATP-binding protein yields MLFLARADHDQVALSTEQLDAHGELTRITEYFEGPASEAGVLLLLIATGTVHADAHLLRRAVSNLVSNAIRYTTRGNTIVLRTVADQDGVHLSVSNTGPSIVAEDLPRLFDRFYRSDKSRSIISASAGLGLAIVKSIMSLHHGSAQVQSEQDGVTTFTLFFPSASASVPSGNCRQRQTGKTFS; encoded by the coding sequence ATGTTGTTCTTGGCTCGTGCAGATCACGATCAGGTTGCACTATCGACGGAACAACTGGACGCTCACGGCGAGCTCACGCGCATTACCGAGTACTTCGAAGGCCCCGCCTCCGAGGCTGGGGTTCTCCTTTTGCTGATTGCCACCGGCACGGTGCATGCCGACGCACACCTGCTGCGCCGCGCAGTAAGCAATCTGGTCTCCAACGCTATTCGTTACACGACAAGAGGCAACACCATCGTGTTGCGTACGGTGGCTGATCAAGATGGTGTGCACCTATCGGTTTCCAACACTGGCCCAAGTATTGTCGCGGAAGATTTGCCGCGCCTGTTCGACCGTTTTTACCGATCGGACAAATCAAGATCGATCATTTCTGCATCAGCCGGATTAGGACTGGCCATCGTCAAGTCGATCATGTCCTTGCATCACGGAAGTGCTCAAGTTCAGAGCGAACAGGATGGTGTAACGACATTTACTTTATTTTTTCCAAGTGCCTCAGCGTCTGTACCTAGCGGCAATTGTCGGCAGCGACAAACGGGCAAGACTTTCTCCTGA
- a CDS encoding metal-sensing transcriptional repressor, translating into MSIHNSHSAIIKRLKRAGGHLSSIVAMLEEDRPCVEIAQQLQAVESAIGSAKKALIHDHISECLTVTSADTQGHDRNVAAEFRAIAKYL; encoded by the coding sequence ATGTCAATTCATAATTCGCATTCAGCGATCATAAAGCGCCTCAAGCGTGCCGGCGGCCACCTTAGCAGCATTGTCGCCATGCTGGAGGAGGATCGCCCTTGTGTAGAAATCGCGCAACAGTTGCAGGCAGTCGAAAGTGCCATCGGTTCGGCCAAAAAAGCACTCATACACGACCATATCAGTGAATGCCTGACCGTTACCAGTGCCGATACACAAGGGCATGACCGAAATGTTGCTGCGGAATTCAGAGCTATCGCCAAGTACTTATAG
- a CDS encoding TolC family protein, with amino-acid sequence MYRLSVSPCALARGKLTGIVLSLFVGAAQAADAPSLAALLQQSETQAPALLEQAATVRAAGADARQARAWANPSLGYTGENLGAPKMDGVSQRQDTYTLTQVFEIGGKRSARIEAEQRKADAVGARERQIRIAFANELAVAYATAEAMQLRKQVADAELARANDDFRATTALVQAGREAQLRLAQARASVSAAEAAVQSAVADATDALERLSAVAGADQPYTGISHPFLDHAIAPRSDQRWTTDASPALASARAESDALTAQVRMEQKRWVPDVGVSAGMRKFGWSNERAAIIGVNINIPLFDRNQHGVTAARERASAAEQRVEAARLEAQATHRAAQARVVATERRLQAAEQGETAAVDAYRLGRAGYDAGKTPLIELLAIRRALSEAQALSIEARLARVRALATLFTAEGRIAFGVTP; translated from the coding sequence ATGTACAGGTTATCCGTGAGTCCGTGCGCACTTGCGCGCGGCAAACTGACAGGCATCGTCCTGTCTCTATTCGTGGGCGCTGCCCAAGCGGCCGACGCGCCATCGCTGGCTGCACTATTGCAACAATCTGAAACGCAGGCACCGGCGCTGCTGGAGCAGGCCGCCACGGTGCGCGCTGCCGGCGCCGATGCGCGCCAGGCACGCGCCTGGGCTAACCCTTCGCTGGGTTACACCGGCGAAAATCTTGGCGCACCCAAGATGGACGGCGTCAGCCAGCGCCAAGACACTTATACCTTAACGCAGGTATTCGAGATCGGAGGCAAGCGCAGCGCCCGTATCGAAGCGGAGCAACGCAAGGCCGATGCGGTGGGCGCGCGCGAACGTCAGATTCGCATTGCTTTCGCCAATGAATTGGCAGTCGCCTACGCCACGGCAGAGGCCATGCAATTGCGAAAACAAGTGGCCGATGCCGAACTGGCTCGCGCCAACGATGACTTTCGCGCGACAACGGCGCTGGTGCAAGCCGGCCGTGAAGCCCAGCTGCGCTTGGCACAAGCGCGCGCCAGCGTATCTGCCGCCGAAGCAGCGGTTCAGTCGGCCGTGGCTGACGCTACTGATGCGCTGGAGCGATTATCTGCGGTAGCTGGCGCCGATCAGCCATACACCGGCATCAGCCATCCGTTTCTCGACCACGCAATAGCACCCCGTAGCGATCAACGCTGGACGACCGACGCGTCGCCAGCGCTGGCCAGCGCGCGTGCAGAAAGCGACGCATTAACGGCGCAAGTGAGGATGGAGCAAAAACGCTGGGTTCCCGATGTGGGTGTTAGCGCAGGCATGCGGAAGTTTGGCTGGAGTAACGAGCGTGCCGCCATCATTGGCGTCAACATCAACATCCCCTTGTTTGATCGCAATCAGCATGGCGTGACAGCCGCGCGTGAGCGGGCCAGCGCCGCCGAACAGCGTGTGGAAGCGGCGCGGTTGGAAGCACAGGCAACGCACCGCGCCGCACAAGCCCGGGTGGTGGCTACAGAGCGACGCCTCCAAGCCGCCGAACAGGGCGAAACTGCCGCAGTCGACGCCTATCGATTGGGGCGAGCCGGCTATGACGCTGGCAAGACACCACTGATCGAATTACTGGCTATCCGGCGCGCATTATCCGAAGCACAGGCTCTCTCCATTGAAGCCCGCTTGGCGCGCGTGCGCGCCCTCGCTACCCTTTTCACGGCCGAAGGCCGCATCGCATTTGGAGTTACACCATGA
- a CDS encoding efflux RND transporter periplasmic adaptor subunit, whose protein sequence is MTEKPRRAINLPLAAALVAIAAAAGFGAAQWTGTKKAPVVAAVASSTPAAAVEPVQEVNIPGEYLKAAGIAVEAVAAGGLRSEILAPGSVAAQPNSEAVIVARAAGNIARINRQLGDTVKAGETLATVESMEAAGLAAERTVANAKAELARKNQAREASLFEQGVTPRADLEAAQATLAVAESEAQRANAVARAAKVAADGRSVAVVSPIAGKVTFNAATLGSFVQPQTELFRVAGTGPVQIEAAVSSADIIRISSGDQATVIASNGMPVDATVRSVTSTVNGATRSATVILTPTAATAALVVGEGVRVRLHVKGQGDGLVVPEEAVQNLEGRDVVFVRSQKGFRIQPVLVGIRSGGVAQIVSGVKAGDQVATRNAFLVKADMIKSGKEE, encoded by the coding sequence ATGACAGAAAAACCACGTCGCGCCATTAACCTGCCGCTCGCCGCAGCCCTGGTGGCAATCGCTGCCGCCGCCGGCTTCGGCGCCGCGCAATGGACCGGGACCAAAAAGGCACCGGTTGTTGCAGCGGTGGCCTCTTCCACACCTGCTGCGGCCGTAGAGCCGGTACAGGAAGTTAATATTCCTGGTGAATACCTCAAAGCTGCCGGCATCGCGGTTGAAGCCGTTGCTGCAGGCGGTCTGCGCTCCGAGATCCTGGCGCCAGGTTCGGTTGCCGCTCAACCTAACAGCGAAGCCGTCATTGTTGCCCGCGCGGCGGGCAACATCGCACGGATCAATCGCCAGTTAGGCGATACCGTGAAGGCCGGCGAAACGCTCGCTACCGTCGAAAGTATGGAAGCAGCAGGCCTTGCTGCGGAGCGCACCGTCGCCAATGCCAAGGCTGAACTCGCTCGCAAGAACCAAGCGCGTGAAGCCTCGCTATTCGAACAGGGTGTCACGCCGCGTGCTGATCTTGAAGCGGCACAGGCGACGCTGGCCGTTGCCGAAAGCGAGGCACAACGCGCCAACGCCGTGGCTCGTGCCGCGAAGGTGGCCGCCGATGGCAGATCGGTAGCCGTCGTCAGCCCGATCGCCGGCAAGGTCACGTTTAACGCCGCCACACTGGGCAGTTTTGTGCAGCCTCAGACCGAATTATTTCGCGTCGCTGGCACAGGTCCGGTACAGATTGAAGCTGCCGTCTCATCCGCCGACATCATCCGCATCTCCAGTGGCGACCAGGCGACCGTGATAGCGTCCAATGGCATGCCAGTCGATGCCACTGTGCGCTCGGTAACATCGACGGTCAACGGTGCTACGCGCTCCGCGACCGTGATACTGACGCCGACTGCCGCCACCGCGGCGCTGGTCGTCGGCGAAGGCGTGCGGGTACGCCTGCACGTCAAGGGTCAAGGCGACGGCTTGGTGGTACCGGAGGAAGCGGTACAAAACCTTGAGGGTCGTGACGTGGTGTTCGTGCGCAGCCAGAAAGGCTTTCGCATCCAACCAGTACTGGTGGGCATACGTAGCGGCGGTGTGGCGCAGATCGTCTCCGGCGTCAAGGCCGGCGACCAGGTCGCCACTCGCAACGCCTTTCTCGTGAAGGCCGACATGATTAAGTCTGGCAAGGAAGAATAA
- a CDS encoding CusA/CzcA family heavy metal efflux RND transporter: MIDSIITSSVRSRWLVLFMTIIVAVIGAWQLNLLPIDVTPDITNKQVQINTVVPTLSPVEIEKRVTYPIETALSGLAGVETVRSFSRNGFSQVTAIFKENTDLYFMRQQVSERLARARADLPEEAQPQMGPVSTGLGEVFHYSVEFTHPEGKGAPRNDGKAGWQSDGSFLTDQGESLSDEVSKLAYLRTVQDWIVRPQLRTTPGVADVDSLGGYVKEYVVEPDSAKLVALGISYAELATALEASNVSVGANYIRRSGEAYLVRADGRARSADEIARAVIATRNGVPIMVSQVAKVTIGGELRRGAASRDGYETVIGSALMLVGANSRTVASAVGEKLKVVTKTLPAGITIVPTLDRSQLVVATITTVAKNLAEGALLVIVILFALLGNWRAAIIAALVIPLSLLMSAIGMNSMGISGNLMSLGALDFGLIIDGAVIIVENTLRRLAQRQHQEGRLLLLKERLEEVVASSREMLRPTIYGQLVIFLVFLPCLSFQGVEGKMFSPMVITLMLALGSAFVLSLTFVPALIAVMMNGKVAEHEVKAIVMTKNRYEPLLRRAVARPLPFIGAGVAVLILAGVAFSFVGREFMPTLDEHNLNLSSVRIPSTPIEASAALDLPIERAILSLPEVKTVYSKAGTASLAADPMPPNASDNYVILKPKEEWPAGITTKEQVIERIRAKTAPIIGNNYDVTQPIEMRFNELIGGVRSDVAVKVFGDDLDKLAQNAKEIAAVLRKVPGAADVRVAQTEGFPTFDISFDRAAIARYGLTVKEVADTVATALAGRSAGQIFEGDRRFDIVVRLPPALRDNLDELGALPIMLPATGEQVRQSVPLRQLVEFRFTQGLNEVSRDNGKRRIYVEANVVGRDMGSYVDEAQQRLQKEVKLAPGSWIEWGGQFQNLRAATERLMIIVPICFVLISVALYMAIGNAMLTATVLTAVPLALAGGVFALVLRGIPFSISAAVGFIAVSGVAVLNGLVLISAVNKRIADGMEASKAVIDGAMERLRPVLMTALVASLGFVPMAIATGTGAEVQKPLATVVIGGLVTATILTLFVLPAIAGIVLRRRRTVKDDGDTSGTVPVLVAEPKPV, encoded by the coding sequence ATGATTGATTCCATAATTACCAGCTCCGTTCGGTCGCGTTGGCTGGTCCTGTTCATGACCATCATCGTGGCGGTGATCGGTGCGTGGCAGCTCAATTTACTGCCAATTGATGTCACACCGGACATCACCAACAAGCAAGTGCAGATCAATACTGTCGTTCCGACACTAAGTCCGGTCGAAATCGAAAAGCGCGTGACCTATCCGATCGAGACTGCGCTTTCCGGCTTGGCCGGCGTCGAGACTGTGCGCTCGTTCTCGCGTAACGGTTTTAGCCAGGTCACCGCCATCTTCAAGGAAAATACCGATCTCTATTTCATGCGTCAGCAAGTTTCTGAACGCTTGGCGCGGGCACGGGCAGATCTGCCTGAGGAGGCCCAACCGCAGATGGGTCCGGTGTCTACCGGGCTTGGTGAAGTGTTTCACTATAGTGTGGAGTTCACCCATCCTGAAGGCAAGGGAGCACCGCGTAACGATGGCAAGGCCGGCTGGCAAAGTGATGGCAGCTTTTTGACCGATCAGGGCGAGAGCCTGTCCGACGAAGTGTCAAAACTGGCGTACCTGCGTACAGTCCAGGACTGGATCGTGCGTCCGCAATTGCGTACGACACCGGGTGTGGCCGATGTCGATTCCTTGGGTGGTTACGTCAAGGAATACGTGGTCGAACCTGATTCCGCCAAATTGGTTGCGCTAGGCATTTCGTACGCCGAACTCGCCACCGCACTCGAAGCATCCAACGTGTCGGTGGGTGCCAATTACATTCGTCGCTCCGGCGAAGCTTATCTGGTGCGCGCGGACGGCCGCGCCCGCAGTGCCGACGAGATAGCGCGCGCAGTAATTGCTACCCGTAACGGTGTACCGATTATGGTCAGTCAGGTTGCCAAGGTTACCATCGGTGGCGAGTTGCGCCGTGGCGCGGCAAGTCGCGATGGCTACGAAACGGTGATCGGTAGCGCGCTGATGCTGGTTGGTGCAAACAGCCGCACAGTCGCCAGCGCCGTCGGCGAAAAGCTGAAGGTGGTGACTAAAACGCTTCCTGCCGGCATCACTATCGTGCCAACGCTGGATCGCTCACAACTGGTGGTTGCCACCATTACCACTGTCGCGAAAAATCTGGCTGAGGGCGCGCTGCTGGTGATCGTCATTCTGTTTGCATTGTTGGGCAACTGGCGCGCAGCGATCATCGCCGCATTGGTCATCCCACTATCGCTGCTGATGAGCGCCATCGGCATGAATTCGATGGGGATCTCCGGCAACCTGATGAGCCTTGGTGCGCTCGACTTTGGTCTGATCATCGATGGCGCCGTGATCATCGTTGAAAATACCTTGCGCCGCTTGGCCCAACGCCAGCATCAAGAAGGGCGACTCCTGTTGCTGAAGGAACGTCTGGAAGAAGTGGTGGCGTCATCACGCGAAATGCTTCGTCCCACCATTTACGGCCAATTGGTGATCTTCCTGGTGTTTCTGCCTTGTCTGAGCTTCCAAGGCGTGGAAGGAAAGATGTTCTCGCCGATGGTGATCACTCTGATGCTCGCCCTGGGCTCAGCTTTCGTCCTGTCGCTGACGTTCGTGCCGGCGCTGATCGCGGTAATGATGAACGGGAAAGTGGCCGAGCATGAGGTCAAAGCTATCGTCATGACGAAAAACCGCTATGAGCCGCTGCTGCGCCGTGCTGTAGCGCGACCGCTGCCGTTTATCGGCGCCGGTGTCGCCGTACTGATACTTGCAGGTGTGGCCTTCAGCTTTGTTGGTCGCGAGTTCATGCCTACCCTCGATGAGCATAATCTGAATCTGTCTTCGGTACGTATCCCGTCGACGCCGATCGAAGCATCGGCAGCACTTGACCTGCCGATCGAGCGCGCCATTCTGTCACTTCCGGAAGTCAAAACCGTGTATTCGAAAGCTGGTACCGCCAGCTTGGCGGCCGACCCGATGCCACCGAACGCGTCGGATAACTACGTGATTCTGAAACCGAAGGAGGAATGGCCTGCAGGCATCACCACCAAAGAACAGGTCATCGAACGTATCCGCGCCAAGACTGCGCCTATCATCGGTAACAACTATGACGTCACTCAGCCGATTGAAATGCGCTTCAATGAGCTGATCGGCGGCGTGCGCAGTGATGTCGCCGTCAAGGTCTTTGGTGATGATCTGGACAAGCTCGCCCAAAATGCCAAGGAAATTGCAGCAGTGCTGCGCAAGGTGCCAGGTGCGGCCGACGTGCGAGTGGCGCAAACGGAAGGGTTTCCGACATTCGACATTTCGTTTGACCGTGCCGCTATCGCTCGATATGGCCTGACAGTCAAAGAAGTTGCCGACACTGTGGCCACTGCGCTGGCGGGCCGTTCGGCCGGTCAGATCTTTGAAGGCGACCGGCGTTTCGATATTGTCGTGCGCTTGCCGCCGGCACTGCGCGACAACCTTGATGAGCTGGGTGCTTTGCCCATCATGCTGCCAGCCACCGGTGAACAAGTGCGCCAGTCAGTGCCACTGCGTCAGCTTGTGGAATTCCGCTTTACCCAAGGCTTGAACGAAGTCAGCCGCGACAATGGCAAGCGCCGTATCTATGTCGAGGCCAATGTCGTCGGCCGCGATATGGGCAGCTATGTCGACGAAGCGCAGCAGCGCCTGCAGAAAGAGGTCAAATTGGCGCCAGGTTCATGGATTGAATGGGGTGGCCAATTCCAAAACCTGCGTGCGGCGACCGAACGTCTGATGATCATTGTGCCTATCTGCTTCGTGCTGATCTCTGTCGCGTTGTACATGGCAATCGGAAATGCGATGTTGACGGCAACCGTGCTGACGGCTGTGCCGCTGGCGTTGGCAGGAGGCGTGTTTGCATTGGTACTGCGCGGCATTCCGTTCTCGATTTCAGCAGCAGTGGGCTTCATTGCCGTATCTGGCGTGGCCGTGCTCAACGGCCTGGTGCTCATCTCTGCTGTCAATAAACGGATAGCTGATGGCATGGAAGCTTCCAAGGCGGTAATCGACGGTGCAATGGAGCGTCTGCGGCCTGTCCTGATGACCGCATTGGTGGCCTCCCTGGGCTTCGTGCCGATGGCAATTGCCACCGGCACAGGCGCCGAAGTGCAAAAACCACTTGCGACTGTGGTCATCGGGGGCCTTGTGACGGCCACCATCCTGACGCTGTTCGTACTCCCGGCTATAGCAGGTATCGTTTTGCGTCGTCGCCGTACCGTCAAGGACGATGGGGATACCAGCGGCACCGTGCCTGTACTTGTGGCTGAGCCTAAGCCGGTGTAA